From Verrucomicrobiota bacterium:
TTCGTTTCCTTTGTTGCAGTCGCGTCGTGGCGCTTTTCCAACTTCCCAAGTGCAACCGGACTGCAATGGCTTTGATCGTCAATGTCGTTTCCCGCCGCAACCGGGCCGCCACCGCCACCTTTTCCGGATCACTCTTGGTCCGGTGCTCCAAATCCACCCGGGTCCAACCCAATCGTTTTAGTTCCTCGTCAATAATGCGTTCGGCCTTGGCTTCCGCGCTCTCCCGCCGCAGTTCCCCGGCATGATGTTCCCCCAACTGCCCGGCCATCCGGTCCAGCAATTCCTGTCGAAAGGTTTCCGGCCCGAGACACCATCCCCGCCGCAATGGCTCCCATTCCGTACCATCGCTTTCCCGCGCCCGCATGGTTTCCATCCGCCGCTCGAATTCCTGCCGCCCCGCCGCCGTATCGGTCTGGATGCCATGTTCCCCCATTAACCGGTCCACCCGCACCCAATCCGGACGGTGCGCCGGAGCCGCCAAGTACCAGGCAAAGCTGCTCCAAGGATACCTCAATAACCGGTCTTCCACCGTCAAAAGCCCGGCCCGCACCGGATTCAAGTGTGCGTAATCACAGACCGTTTTCAGGTAGCCACGGCTGTTCCCATCCACGATCAGCGCTTTGTAACGTCCGCTAAACACATGGCCGAAGAGCTTGCGCCGATGATTCAGGCGCAGGGTATAGGTGCTTAAGAGCCAGCGCATCCCAGCCACCAGGTTGCCTTGGGGCGTTTCCACCACCAAATGGAAGTGATTGCGCATGAGACAATAGGCGTGGACCTGGAAATCCGCCTTTTGAGAGGCTTCCGCAAGGGTTTTGAGGAAATCCTGACGGTCCACCTCGTCGTGGAAGATGTCTTCCCGCCGATCCCCACGCGACATTACATGGTAGATGGCCCCGGGATATTCAACGCGCAATTGTCGTGGCATGGTTCAGTTTACGGCAAACGGCGGATACGAATATCTTTGAAATAAAAGATGCTCTTGGGGTCGTGCCCTTGGAGGGCGATGGCACCGCCCTCGGGATTGAGGCGGCGTCCCGCGCGTTCCGCCGGCCGCTGCACATTCG
This genomic window contains:
- a CDS encoding transposase → MPRQLRVEYPGAIYHVMSRGDRREDIFHDEVDRQDFLKTLAEASQKADFQVHAYCLMRNHFHLVVETPQGNLVAGMRWLLSTYTLRLNHRRKLFGHVFSGRYKALIVDGNSRGYLKTVCDYAHLNPVRAGLLTVEDRLLRYPWSSFAWYLAAPAHRPDWVRVDRLMGEHGIQTDTAAGRQEFERRMETMRARESDGTEWEPLRRGWCLGPETFRQELLDRMAGQLGEHHAGELRRESAEAKAERIIDEELKRLGWTRVDLEHRTKSDPEKVAVAARLRRETTLTIKAIAVRLHLGSWKSATTRLQQRKRKEKSDETMPLL